The Arachis hypogaea cultivar Tifrunner chromosome 14, arahy.Tifrunner.gnm2.J5K5, whole genome shotgun sequence genome has a segment encoding these proteins:
- the LOC112741446 gene encoding probable galacturonosyltransferase 4 has product MKAMEQTLLKGKQAQDDCAAVVKKLRAMIHSTVEQLHAHKKQTLFLTQLTAKTLPKGPHCLPLRLTTEYYSLNSSQQQFPSQEKLEDPRLYHYAIFSDNILAAAVVVNSTAVNAKDTSKHVFHIVTERLNYVAMRMWFLANPPGNATIQVQNIEDFTWLNASYSPVLRQLGSPSMIDYYFKTHPATSDSNLMFRNPKYLSILNHLRFYLPEIFPKLNKVLFLDDDIVVKKDLTGLWSVDLKGNVNGAVETCGESFHRFDRYLNFSHPLIAKNFDPRACGWAYGMNIFDLVEWKRQNITEVYHNWQNLNHDRQLWKLGTLPPGLVTFWKQTFPLNRSWHVLGLGYNPNVNQRDIDRAAVIHYNGNLKPWLEISIPKFRSHWTKYVDYACVFARMQHQPIEMCLLGTLNH; this is encoded by the exons ATGAAGGCGATGGAACAAACTTTGTTGAAAGGGAAGCAAGCTCAAGATGATTGTGCTGCTGTTGTGAAGAAGCTTCGGGCTATGATCCACTCAACAGTGGAGCAGCTCCATGCACACAAGAAGCAGACTTTGTTCTTAACACAATTAACAGCAAAAACATTGCCAAAAGGTCCTCATTGTCTTCCACTGCGCCTTACAACTGAGTATTATAGCTTGAATTCTTCTCAGCAACAGTTCCCCAGTCAAGAGAAGTTAGAAGACCCTCGACTATACCATTATGCAATATTCTCAGACAACATATTGGCTGCGGCTGTTGTTGTGAATTCAACTGCTGTTAATGCTAAG GACACCTCAAAGCATGTTTTTCACATTGTTACTGAGAGACTCAATTATGTGGCAATGAGGATGTGGTTTTTGGCAAATCCACCCGGCAATGCAACCATTCAGGTTCAGAACATTGAAGATTTTACTTGGTTGAACGCAAGTTATAGTCCTGTTCTTAGGCAGTTGGGCTCTCCATCCATGATTGATTATTACTTCAAGACTCATCCAGCAACTTCTGATTCAAACCTGATGTTTAGAAATCCAAAATATTTATCTATCTTGAATCATCTCCGTTTCTACCTTCCTGAGATCTTTCCAAAGCTCAACAAGGTGCTGTTCTTGGATGATGATATAGTTGTGAAGAAGGATCTGACTGGTCTTTGGTCAGTTGATCTGAAAGGCAATGTAAATGGTGCTGTAGAAACTTGTGGAGAAAGTTTTCATCGATTTGATCGTTATCTTAACTTCTCCCATCCTCTTATCGCAAAGAATTTTGACCCACGTGCCTGTGGATGGGCATATGGTATGAATATATTTGATTTAGTCGAATGGAAGAGGCAAAACATCACAGAGGTGTACCACAACTGGCAGAATCTG AATCATGATAGACAGTTGTGGAAGTTAGGAACACTGCCACCGGGTCTCGTAACATTCTGGAAACAAACTTTCCCACTGAACCGATCTTGGCATGTCCTGGGTCTCGGCTACAACCCCAATGTCAACCAAAGAGATATTGATCGCGCTGCCGTTATCCACTACAATGGCAACTTGAAGCCATGGCTTGAGATAAGTATTCCCAAGTTCCGAAGTCATTGGACAAAGTATGTCGATTATGCATGTGTATTTGCGAGAATGCAACATCAACCCATAGAGATGTGTCTTCTTGGTACATTAAACCACTGA